From the genome of Anoplopoma fimbria isolate UVic2021 breed Golden Eagle Sablefish chromosome 1, Afim_UVic_2022, whole genome shotgun sequence, one region includes:
- the slc1a5 gene encoding neutral amino acid transporter B(0): MDMEEGKASNGETRLAEPMANGMNGPNKGNPEPLPQRVRRIVMANLLVILTVAGVIVGVFIGLGVRNAELSRTQMIYIGFPGELLIRLLKMIIIPLVVCSLVSGAASIDPKALGKLGGWAMLFFLVTTLIASSIGVIMAFIIVPGSGSIAKPQVQGLGDDVPAAKEVVDSFLDLIRNIFPSNLVSAAFQSYATSYKLVTKNGTDGNLSVTVEKVPFGTDQDGMNILGLVVFAIVFGVALRKLGEEGEILIKFFNSFNEATMVLVSWIMWYAPLGIMFLVAGKIVEMEDVGTLFASLGKYIACCVIGHAIHGLLVLPAIYFVITRKNPYTFLWGIFTALATAFGTSSSSATLPLMMKCVEENNGVSKHISRFILPIGATVNMDGAALFQCVASVFIAQLNNYSLNFIQVITILVTATASSVGAAGIPAGGVLTLAIILEAVGLPTNDISLILAVDWLVDRTCTVLNVEGDAFGAGLLQNYVDRTSKREEGAELSEVRLEGNTSAAAPEHSPLIEKRSEKGGAKKSPSGEKESIM; this comes from the exons ATGGACATGGAGGAAGGGAAGGCATCCAACGGAGAGACGCGCCTCGCTGAGCCCATGGCCAACGGAATGAACGGCCCCAACAAGGGCAACCCCGAGCCGCTGCCCCAGCGGGTGAGGAGGATAGTGATGGCCAACCTGCTGGTGATTCTCACCGTGGCCGGGGTCATCGTCGGCGTTTTTATCGGACTTGGTGTGCGCAACGCGGAGCTGAGCAGGACCCAGATGATCTATATCGGCTTCCCCGGGGAGCTGCTCATCCGGCTGCTGAAGATGATTATCATCCCGCTGGTGGTGTGCAGTCTGGTGTCCGGGGCGGCCAGCATCGACCCCAAAGCCCTGGGCAAACTCGGCGGCTGGGCTATGCTCTTCTTCCTGGTCACCACATTAATTGCCTCGTCCATCGGGGTTATTATGGCTTTCATAATAGTCCCCGGGTCGGGGTCGATAGCCAAACCCCAGGTCCAAGGCTTGGGCGACGACGTGCCTGCCGCTAAAGAAGTGGTAGACTCCTTCTTAGATTTGATCAG aaACATCTTTCCTTCCAACCTGGTGTCTGCTGCCTTTCAGTCT TATGCAACCAGTTACAAGCTGGTTACCAAGAATGGCACGGATGGAAACCTCAGTGTCACAGTGGAGAAG GTGCCGTTTGGAACAGACCAGGATGGCATGAATATTCTTGGTCTGGTAGTGTTTGCCATTGTGTTTGGTGTGGCTTTGAGGAAGctgggagaggaaggagagatcCTCATTAAGTTCTTCAACTCCTTTAACGAGGCCACCATGGTGCTGGTCTCTTGGATCATGTG GTATGCCCCTCTTGGTATCATGTTCCTTGTAGCTGGCAAGATTGTTGAAATGGAGGATGTTGGCACATTATTTGCCAGTCTAGGAAAATATATAGCCTGCTGTGTAATCGGACACGCCATCCATGGCCTTCTGGTGCTGCCTGCCATCTACTTCGTCATTACAAGGAAGAACCCATACACCTTTCTCTGGGGGATATTCACAGCTCTGGCAACGGCCTTTGGAACAAGCTCAAG CTCTGCCACTCTGCCCCTGATGATGAAGTGTGTGGAGGAAAATAACGGCGTATCCAAGCACATCAGCCGTTTCATCCTGCCCATCGGAGCGACAGTCAACATGGATGGAGCTGCGCTCTTCCAGTGTGTGGCGTCAGTTTTCATCGCTCAGCTGAACAACTATTCCCTCAACTTCATCCAAGTCATTACCATCCT TGTGACAGCTACAGCATCCAGTGTTGGAGCTGCGGGTATACCTGCTGGTGGTGTGTTGACCTTAGCCATCATCCTGGAGGCGGTGGGACTGCCCACCAATGACATCTCTCTAATCCTGGCTGTTGACTGGCTTGT tgACCGGACATGCACAGTGCTGAATGTAGAGGGCGATGCCTTTGGAGCCGGTCTCTTGCAGAACTATGTGGACCGTACGTCCAAACGAGAAGAGGGAGCAGAGCTGAGCGAGGTCCGGCTGGAGGGAAACACATCAGCTGCTGCCCCTGAGCACTCACCGCTTATTGAGAAGCGAAGTGAGAAGGGCGGTGCTAAGAAGTCTCCGTCTGGGGAAAAAGAGTCTATCATGTAA
- the fkrp gene encoding fukutin-related protein has protein sequence MRISLCQGLLTGAIVLNLLILYYVSRAQQQMMDKRKELGRGTRRASLPASGLGGGLGVPVGAGGEPGVVGGEGHSRGPRVTVLLREFENFENYVGDVANSFLHQRPELPFLAVADTSPYPPLVLPEGARLLVLAPSPDQPPQAHRPEFHVQTEFVLLVPDGVELEQPRAIERLIRELEGEGGGPVRLVSAPVLARSAVQCLHLRVNLREWTATYSPAASGSSGSVCSALQGDAVVLIRTEDLFNLSVPLGRPLFSSLFVQTALRGWKVKLLEGPCFAANHRPLFSSAHNQWKADTRLKEATGKLMRSFGLKRLLLPDGKEQWYGCSKETPRCFGTVQDDTPDYLYLDRWTPPCCLRALRETTKYVINILEASGVRYWLEGGTLLGAVRHQDIIPWDYDVDLGIYLEDIPNCDHLKNLDSGSLVDANGYVWERAVEGDFYRVQYSEANHLHVDLWPFYPRNGVMTKDTWTEHKQDVEFPEHFLQPLVPMSFAGITAYSPNNHRGFLELKFGEGVIENPQYPNPSKKRLDRSKL, from the coding sequence ATGCGTATCAGTCTCTGCCAAGGCCTGTTAACTGGTGCCATTGTCCTCAACCTCCTCATTCTTTACTATGTGTCCCGGGCTCAGCAGCAAATGATGGACAAGAGGAAGGAGCTTGGCAGGGGCACGAGGAGGGCTTCCCTTCCGGCCTCCGGTCTGGGCGGAGGCCTCGGGGTACCTGTGGGAGCTGGCGGTGAGCCTGGAGTGGTTGGAGGTGAGGGACACAGTCGTGGCCCACGTGTAACTGTTCTTCTTAGGGAGTTTGAAAACTTTGAGAATTATGTTGGGGATGTTGCCAACTCCTTCCTCCACCAGAGACCTGAGCTTCCCTTCCTGGCTGTGGCGGACACGTCTCCGTACCCTCCCCTGGTGCTTCCAGAGGGGGCCCGCCTTTTAGTCCTGGCCCCCAGCCCGGACCAGCCACCACAGGCTCACAGACCTGAGTTCCATGTCCAGACGGAGTTTGTGCTGCTGGTGCCTGATGGGGTGGAGTTGGAACAACCTCGGGCTATCGAGAGGCTGATCAGGGAGTTGGAAGGTGAGGGTGGGGGGCCTGTGAGGCTGGTATCTGCACCCGTGTTGGCTCGATCTGCCGTGCAGTGTCTCCACCTGCGGGTGAACCTCAGAGAGTGGACAGCCACCTACTCACCGGCTGCATCTGGGAGCAGCGGTAGCGTGTGTTCAGCTTTACAAGGAGATGCAGTAGTCCTCATTCGCACTGAGGACCTTTTTAATCTCTCTGTCCCCCTGGGGCGGCCTCTCTTCTCCTCACTCTTCGTCCAGACTGCCTTGAGAGGCTGGAAGGTCAAGCTTCTGGAGGGCCCCTGTTTCGCCGCAAACCATCGGCCCCTCTTCAGCTCCGCTCACAACCAGTGGAAGGCCGACACTCGACTGAAGGAAGCCACCGGGAAGCTCATGAGGAGCTTTGGTCTGAAGCGTCTCCTGCTGCCTGATGGGAAGGAACAGTGGTATGGCTGCAGTAAAGAGACGCCTCGCTGCTTTGGCACTGTGCAGGATGACACTCCAGACTACCTTTATCTGGATCGCTGGACACCTCCCTGCTGTCTGCGTGCTCTCAGGGAAACCACCAAGTATGTTATCAACATCCTGGAAGCCTCAGGTGTGCGCTATTGGCTAGAGGGGGGGACCCTGCTGGGCGCAGTCCGGCATCAGGACATCATCCCGTGGGATTATGATGTGGACCTGGGCATCTACCTGGAGGATATACCCAACTGTGATCACTTGAAGAACCTGGACTCTGGCTCTCTTGTGGATGCTAACGGCTATGTCTGGGAGCGTGCCGTGGAAGGAGACTTCTACAGAGTCCAGTACAGCGAGGCCAACCACCTACATGTTGACCTGTGGCCATTCTATCCGCGTAATGGCGTCATGACCAAAGACACATGGACAGAGCACAAACAAGACGTGGAGTTCCCAGAGCACTTCCTGCAGCCCCTGGTACCCATGTCTTTTGCAGGCATCACTGCCTACAGCCCCAACAACCACCGAGGCTTCTTGGAGCTCAAGTTTGGAGAGGGGGTAATTGAGAACCCCCAGTATCCCAACCCCTCAAAAAAGAGGCTGGACAGAAGCAAATTATGA